A single region of the Stegostoma tigrinum isolate sSteTig4 chromosome 8, sSteTig4.hap1, whole genome shotgun sequence genome encodes:
- the s1pr1 gene encoding sphingosine 1-phosphate receptor 1: METGRQRHAAYTGYSYTDPDIILQHYNYTGKLRVSSDGLAAGLTVSSIFFIVICCFIILENLMVLLAIWQTKKFHRAMYYFIGNLALSDLLAGAAYTVNILLSGSNTYRLTPVQWFLREGSMFVALAASVLSLLAIAIERYLTMLKMKPHSSGGSSRVFLLISGCWLLSMFLGGLPIMGWNCLRGFPHCSTVLPLYHKHYILFCTTVFSFILLAIVLLYARIYALVRSRSRRLTFRKYSVRSSKSSEKSLALLKTVMIVLSAFIACWSPLFILLLLDVACQAQGCPVLYKAQWFLALAVLNSAMNPVIYTLTSREMRRAFFRLLCCLCNRGPARRHKPSLTAALEFSPSKSDNSSHQHKDECGTPETLMSSGNINSSA, translated from the coding sequence ATGGAGACGGGCAGGCAGCGCCACGCGGCGTACACTGGCTACAGCTACACGGACCCGGACATCATCCTGCAGCATTACAACTACACCGGCAAGCTGAGGGTCAGCTCCGATGGCCTGGCGGCTGGACTCACCGTCTCGTCCATATTCTTCATTGTCATCTGCTGCTTCATCATCCTGGAGAACCTCATGGTGCTGTTGGCCATCTGGCAGACCAAAAAGTTCCACCGGGCCATGTACTACTTCATTGGCAACCTGGCACTGTCGGACCTGCTGGCCGGCGCCGCCtacactgtcaacatcctgttgTCAGGCTCTAACACCTACAGACTGACCCCGGTGCAGTGGTTCCTGAGGGAAGGCAGTATGTTTGTGGCCTTGGCTGCCTCGGTGCTCAGCCTGCTGGCCATCGCTATCGAGCGCTACCTGACCATGCTGAAGATGAAGCCGCACAGCTCGGGAGGCAGCTCGCGTGTCTTCCTGCTCATCAGCGGCTGCTGGCTCCTGTCCATGTTCCTGGGCGGCCTGCCCATCATGGGCTGGAACTGCTTGCGGGGTTTCCCACACTGCTCCACTGTGCTGCCTCTCTACCACAAGCACTACATCCTTTTCTGCACCACTGTCTTCAGCTTCATCCTGCTGGCCATCGTGCTGCTCTACGCCCGCATCTACGCCCTGGTGCGCTCCCGCAGCCGCCGGCTCACCTTCCGCAAGTACTCGGTGCGCTCCAGCAAGAGCAGTGAGAAGTCCCTGGCACTGCTCAAGACGGTGATGATCGTGCTGAGCGCTTTCATCGCCTGCTGGTCCCCGCTCTTCATCCTCTTGCTGCTCGACGTGGCATGTCAGGCTCAGGGCTGCCCGGTGTTGTACAAGGCCCAGTGGTTCCTGGCCCTGGCCGTGCTCAACTCAGCCATGAACCCGGTCATCTACACACTGACCAGCCGGGAGATGAGGCGGGCGTTCTTCCGCCTGCTCTGCTGCCTGTGCAACCGTGGGCCAGCCCGGCGGCACAAGCCCTCACTCACCGCTGCCCTGGAGTTTAGCCCCAGCAAGTCGGACAACTCATCGCACCAGCACAAGGATGAGTGCGGCACACCCGAGACCCTGATGTCCTCAGGCAACATTAACTCCTCAGCATGA